TGGAAATTCGGCTTCCCAGAAGGGGTTCCAGACACTCCGCCGGATATGACTTTCATACACCCGTCGCCTTCACAATCGCGCCAGGGGAAAGGACGATCTTTGCCACGGACATCAAGGTCTACATGCAGCCGGACGAGTACCTTGCCATTTACCCGCGTTCCTCGATCGGCATGAAGGCCATCATGATTACCAGCACCGTTGGTATCGTCGATTCCGATTTCTATTCCAACCCACACAACGACGGGAACATTCACATTCTTCTCCATAACGTGGGCGACACGCCTTTTCAGGCGCAAGCAGGCGACCGGATCGCGCAGGGCCTCTTTACCAAGTACCTGCTGGCCGACGGCGACGACCTGTCCACTGGCGCCGAGCGTCAGGGCGGCTACGGCCACACCGGGCGCTAGCTTCGTCTCTCTTCCCCCTTCATCCCCCAGACCCCCGCAGGAGTTCTCATGTCCAACGTCTTCTACCGTTCCCGCAAGCCCTACCCCACCGCCGTGCGCGGCGAGGGCGTCTACCTCTACGACGCCCAGGGGCGGCGATATCTGGACGGCTCCTCTGGCGCGCTGGTGGCGAACATCGGGCACGGGCGGGGGGAGGTGGCGGACGCTCTGGCCCGGCAGGCGCGGGAACTGCCCTTCGTGCACGGCTCGCAGTTCACTTCGCCCGTGCTGGAGGAGTACGCCGCGCGGCTGATGGACTTTCTGGGGCTGCCCGGCTTCCGCTTCTGGGCCGTCTCGGGCGGTTCGGAGGCGAACGAGAGCGCGATCAAGCTGGCGCGGCAGTACCACGTGGAACGGGGCGAGCCGGGGCGCTACAAGGTGATCACGCGGGTGCCGAGCTATCACGGGGCCTCTCTGGGGGCGCTGGCCGCCTCCGGGATGGGGGCGCGGCGGGCGATCTATTCGCCCCTGCTGAACGAGGCCGCCTGGCCGAAGATGCCCAAGCCGGACCCCACGCTTTCCGGCGAGGCCGACGCCGAACGCCTGCGGGCCATGCTGGAGGAAGCGGGGCCTGCGAGCGTGGCCGCCTTTATCGCCGAGCCGGTGGTCGGCGCGTCGGATGCGGCGCTGACCCCAAATGCGGGCTACCACGCCCGGATTGCAGAGATTTGCCGTGAGTACGGCGTCCTCTTCGTGGCGGACGAGGTGATGAGCGGCATGGGGCGGTGCGGGTCGCCGCTGGCCGTCCGGTTACACGACGACGTGACGCCTGACATCGTGGTGCTGGGCAAGGGGCTGGCCGCAGGGTACGCGCCGCTGGCAGGCCTGGCGGCGAGTCCGGAGGTATACGGCACCGTGATGAACGGCTCCGGGGCCTTCAAGCACGGCTTCACCTACGCGGGCCACCCGGTCAGCGTGGCGGCGGGCCTTGCCGTGCTGGATATCGTGGAGCGCGAAGGGCTGACGGAGCGGGCGCGGGTGCAGGGGGAGCGGCTGCTGGCCGGACTACGGGAACTGAAGGCACGTCACCCCATTGTTCTGGAAGCGCGGGGGCTAGGGCTCCTGCTGGGCCTGGTGCTGGGTGACCCGGCCACCGGGCAGGCGTTCGAGACGCCGGGCATCGCGGAGCGGGTGGCAAAAGCCGCCTTGAGCCGTGGCCTGATCACCTACCCCGGCACGGGCGCGGTGGACGGCACGCGCGGCGACCACCTGCTGCTCGGCCCGCCCCTCAGCATCAGCGGCGCGGAGGTGGACGAGATACTGGGGGCACTGGATGGGGCTTTGGGAGAGGCAGAGGGCTGACACACGGCTCCCTCTGTGCTCTGCATAGACCTCAATATTCCCCGAACACTGCCCGGCTGATCACAAGCTGCTGAATCTCGCTGGTGCCCTCGTAAATCTCGGTCACTTTGGCGTCACGGTAGAGGCGTTCGACAGGGTACTCGCGGCTGTAGCCGTTGCCGCCGAAAATCTGGATGGCGTCGCGGGCACAGTCCACCGCCGCCTCGGAGGCGAGCAGCTTGGCGATGCTGGCCTCCTTGCCGTAGGGCTGGCCCTGGTCCTTGAGCCAGGCGGCCTTGAGGGCGACCAGGCGGGCGGACTCGATACGGGCGGCCATGCGGGCGACCTTGAAGGACACGCCCTCGAACTCCTTCAGTTTCTTGCCGAACTGCTCGCGTTCGGAGGCGTAGCGGGCGGCGTTCTCCAGCGCGGCGCGGGCGATGCCGAGGGCCTGCATGGCGATCCCGATGCGGCCCGAATCGAGGCTGGCGAGGGCGATGATCAGGCCCTGTCCTTCCTCGCCCACCATGTTCTCCTGCGGCACGCGCACCCCGTCGAAGGTGACGGTGGTGGTGTGCGCCGCGTGCAGCCCCAGCTTCTCCTCGGGGCGGCCGAAGCTGAGGCCGGGCGTTCCGTTTTCCACGATGAAGCAGGAGATGCCACGTGCGCC
The window above is part of the Deinococcus metallilatus genome. Proteins encoded here:
- a CDS encoding dCTP deaminase domain-containing protein; translation: MTPHKQRGFELVAPQHRKHPDVEIRLPRRGSRHSAGYDFHTPVAFTIAPGERTIFATDIKVYMQPDEYLAIYPRSSIGMKAIMITSTVGIVDSDFYSNPHNDGNIHILLHNVGDTPFQAQAGDRIAQGLFTKYLLADGDDLSTGAERQGGYGHTGR
- a CDS encoding acyl-CoA dehydrogenase, giving the protein MTTTTTAEAGIFFALTGDQRLIVQHVRDYCRAEIAPKAAEYDRSGDYPREQLRGLAELGLLGATVPEQWDGAGLDSVTYALCLEEIAAADASVAVIVSVQNGLPEQMILRYGTDAQREKYLRPLARGEHIGAFCLTEPGAGSDAASLRLKAEREGDVWVLNGSKAWITSGGQADTYLVMARTGGPGARGISCFIVENGTPGLSFGRPEEKLGLHAAHTTTVTFDGVRVPQENMVGEEGQGLIIALASLDSGRIGIAMQALGIARAALENAARYASEREQFGKKLKEFEGVSFKVARMAARIESARLVALKAAWLKDQGQPYGKEASIAKLLASEAAVDCARDAIQIFGGNGYSREYPVERLYRDAKVTEIYEGTSEIQQLVISRAVFGEY
- a CDS encoding aspartate aminotransferase family protein, with product MSNVFYRSRKPYPTAVRGEGVYLYDAQGRRYLDGSSGALVANIGHGRGEVADALARQARELPFVHGSQFTSPVLEEYAARLMDFLGLPGFRFWAVSGGSEANESAIKLARQYHVERGEPGRYKVITRVPSYHGASLGALAASGMGARRAIYSPLLNEAAWPKMPKPDPTLSGEADAERLRAMLEEAGPASVAAFIAEPVVGASDAALTPNAGYHARIAEICREYGVLFVADEVMSGMGRCGSPLAVRLHDDVTPDIVVLGKGLAAGYAPLAGLAASPEVYGTVMNGSGAFKHGFTYAGHPVSVAAGLAVLDIVEREGLTERARVQGERLLAGLRELKARHPIVLEARGLGLLLGLVLGDPATGQAFETPGIAERVAKAALSRGLITYPGTGAVDGTRGDHLLLGPPLSISGAEVDEILGALDGALGEAEG